The Streptomyces sp. 135 sequence GTGGAATCTGGTCTTCCTCCAGCTCATGCTGGAAGAGCTGGGACACGAAGTGATCAATCTCGGCTCCTGTGTCCCCGATGAGCTGCTGATCGAGGAGTGCCGTCGTACCGCCCCGGACATGGTGGTGATCAGCAGCGTCAACGGGCACGGCCATCTGGACGGCCGCCGGCTCATCGGCCGGCTGCGCGCCGAGCCCGGACTGAGCGGGCTGCCCGTCGTCATCGGCGGCAAGCTCGGCACCCGCGGCGCGGAGAACCGCGCGTACGGACCGGAGTTGCTCGCCGCGGGCTTCGACGCGGTCTTCGAGGACACCGCGGGCGTCGCCCCGTTCCGCAGGTATCTCGCGGAGGCCGGCAGGCCGGGGCTCGACCCTGCCCCGCGCCCCACCCCCGCCCCCACCCGCACCCCCGCCCCCACCCGCACCCCCGCTCTCGTCGCTTCGGGAGAGACCGTATGAGGACGAGTACGTTGCTCGCGGCCGGTGCCCCGGCCGCCGTGCGGCTGCGCTCCACCACGCCCTTCGGGACGGCGGTGGCCGCCGCCGCGGCGGCCGGCCGGCTCGTGGTCCAGCCCCGCATGGGCTTCCCCGACGTGGCCGGCATGCTCACCGGCCTGCGGGCGGTGACCGAGGCCGACGCCACCACCGTCGGCACCGTGACGCTCGACAGCTACACCCGGGTCGGCGACCACGCCTCGGCGCGCAAGGCCCTCGACGAGGGGAGCGACCTCAACGGCTTCCCGATCGTGGCGCACGGCGCCGACGTCACCCGCGACATGATCGCCCGGGTGGGCGGCGGCGCCGACTTCGCCATCCAGGTCCGGCACGGTTCACCGCTGCCGCTGGGCATCGTGCGGGCCCTGCTGGACGCGGGGCTCGACGCGACCGAGGGCGGCCCGGTCTCGTACTGCCTGCCCTACAGCCGCACCCCGCTCGCCGAAGCCGTGACCGCCTGGGCGGACAGCTGCGAGCTGCTCGCGGAGCAGGTCGACGGCGCCCACCTGGAGAGCTTCGGCGGCTGCATGCTCGGCCAGCTGTGCCCACCCGGACTGCTGGTGGCCATCTCCGTGCTGGAAGGGATGTTCTTCAAGCAGCACGGCCTGCGCAGCGTGTCGTTGAGCTACGCCCAGGGAACCAGCTTCGCCCAGGACGTCGACGCGATCGGGGCCATGCGCCGTCTCGCGGGCGAACTCCTCGGCGACTTGCAGTGGCACGTCGTGCTCTACACCTACATGGGCGTGTTCCCCCGGACACCGGCCGGAGCGCTGTCCCTGCTGCGGGACAGCGCCGTGCTCGCCGCGGTGACCGGCACCGAGCGGATGATCGTCAAGACCCCCGCCGAGGCCCACCGCATCCCCACCGTGGCCGACAACATCCAGGCCCTCCAGGAAGCGGCACGCGCGGCGGAGTCGGCCGCTCGGCTGCCGCTGGACGCCCTGGGCGTCGCCGCCGCGGACCCGGCGGGCGACAACCCGGTGTACACCGAGGCGCGCGCCCTCATCGACGCCGTCCTCAACCTGGACGCGGACATCGGGACGGCCCTCCTCAAGGCCTTCGCCAAGGGCTACTTGGACGTGCCCTACTGCCTGCACACCGACAACGCCCAGCGCTCCCGCAGCTACATAGCCGGCGACGGCACCCTCCAATGGCAGTCCGTCGGGTCGATGCCGCTCACCACGACCGCCCCGGCCGGAGCGCGTCAACTGCGCGCCGACGCCTTCCTGGACATGCTCGGCTTCGTGCAACGGCGGTACGACGACGCCGCGTTGGAGGAACTCCCGACGGCCGGTCCCTCCGCCCTCCTCTCCACCGCCCTCTTGAAGGACTGAATCGAACGTGCCCGCAGAAAGCAGCAGACGCCCCACCCTCACCATCGCGGTCATCGGCACCGGCCCGCGCGGCATCTCCGTACTGGAGCGGCTCGCCGTCCGGCTGGCGGAGGGCGAACTCGCCGACCACACCGTACGTATCCATGTCATCGACGCGACCGAGCCGGGCGCCGGGCGCGTCTGGCGCACCGACCAGGACGAGTGGTTCACCATGAACACCGTCGTCGGCCAGGTGACGATGTACTCCGGCGTCCCCGACGGGGGCCCGGCCCGGCCCGGCGCGGGACCGTCCCTCGGGCAGTGGATCGCGCGGCGCGCCGCCACCCACGGCGAACCCGCGCTGGACGCCGACGACTACGCCTCCCGGCGCCGGTACGGCCAGTACCTGCGCTCCGTCTACCGGACGATCCTCGACCACCTCCCGACGAACGTCGAAGTGACCGAGACCCGCGGCACGGTCACCTCCGTCGTCGCCGCCTCACGCGGCGGCTACGCCCTCGAACTCGACTGCCCGCCCTACCTGATCGACGCCGACAAGGTCCTCCTCGCCACCGGACACCCCAGGAACGCCCCGGACCCGCACGAGGCCGAGCTCCTCGACTTCGCGGAACGCCACCCCGGCATCACGTACCTGTGCGGCGACTCCGCGGCGGACATGCCGCTCTCCGTGCGGGACATCGCCCCCGGCAGCACCGTCGGCATCCGGGGCATGGGCCTGTCGTTCTACGACGTGATGCTCTCCCTCACGGTCGGCCGCGGCGGCACCTTCGAGCAGGCCGGGGACGGCCGGCTCCGGTACGTGCCCAGCGGCCTCGAACCCAGGATCGTCACCGGCTCGCGCAGCGGCCTGCCGATCCCGGCCCGCGGCAGGAACCAGAAGGAGCCCGACCACACCTTCCGGCCGCGCTTCCTCACCAAGGAGGCCGTCGCCGCGGCCCGGAAGCGCCGGTACTCGGCCACCGGCAGCGACAGGCTGCGCTTCAACGAGGACGTACTGCCCCTGCTCCTGAAGGACCTCGACCATGTGTACCGCTCCGCACACCGGGCGTCGGGAGCCACACAACCGCTGCCGCCACTCGACCTGCACGCGCTGGCCCGCCCCTTCAAGGACGCCCGGTTCGACTCTCCCGCGGCATTCCGCGACCGGCTCGTGGAGGTCATGCGTGAGGACCTGGCGCAGGCCGCCCTGGGCAACGTAGCGGGCCCGCTCAAGGCGGCGCTCGACGTGCTGCGCGACATCCGCAACGTCGTCAGGGAAGCCGTGGACTTCGGCGGACTCCACCCCGACTCGCACGCGGAGGAGTTCCAGCGCGACTTCGTGCCGGTCAACGCGCTGCTCTCGGCCGGCCCGCCCATCGAGCGGGTGGAGCAGCTCCTCGCCCTCGTCGAGAGCGGCGTGGTGGAGGTGGCCGGGCCCGCCACGCGGTTCACGGCGGACGAGGCCACGGGCCGCTTCCGGATCGGCTCGCCCCAGGTGGCAGGGTCCGACCGCGCCGCCGAGACGCTCATCGACGCCCGTATCCCCACCCCGAACCTGCACCGGGACGTCTCCCCGCTGGCCCGGTCCCTGAGGGCCGAGGGCCTGGTGAGCGAGTTCATCCACGAGGAACCGGTCTCCGGCCGCACCCGCGCCACCGGCGGCCTGAACGTGACCATGGCACCTTTCCACGTCGTCTCCGCCGACGGGACGGTCCGCTACGGCCTGTACGCCCTCGGCATCCCGACCGAGCACACCCGCTGGTTCACCCAGGTCGGCAGCGGCAAGCCGGGACTGAACACCCTGTTCCGGCAGGACGCCGACGCCATCGCCCTCGACATGCTGCGCGCGGCACGCGACGCGGCCAGGACCGAACCGGCCACGCTCGTCGCGGGGCGTGCGGCATGAGCGTGCACAGCCCCGAGGGGAGCCGGGCCTTCCGCGCCGCCCGCGATGTCCTGCTCGACCACCACGGTGACCTCACCGGCGCGCGGAACGCCTTCTCCTGGCCCAGCCTCACCCACTTCAACTGGGCCTTCGACTGGTTCGACGTCATCGCCGAGGGCAACGCGAAGACGGCCCTGCACCTCGTCGGACCCGGCACGACGGACGACGAGCTCATCTCCTACGACGAGTTGTCCCTCCGCTCCGACCAAGTAGCCCACTGGCTGGGCCACTTGGGCGTGCGGCGCGGGGACCGGATACTGATCGCCCTCTACAACGGCCGGGCGCTGTGGGAGACCATGCTGGCGGCGATCAAGCTGGGCGCGGTGGTGGTCCCCACCTACGCCACCGCGACACCGGACGACCTCGCCGACCGGCTGTCGCGGGCCAAGGTGAAGCACGTCCTCACCGACGCCTCGCTGACCGGCCGCTTCGTCGGCGCGCCGGGCGCCTTGACCCGCATCGCCACGGGCGAGCGGGTCCCCGGCTGGCTGTCGTACGAGGACTCGTGGACCGCGTCCGGCGAGCGGTTCGTGCCGGAGGTCCTCACCCGCGCCAGTGATCCGCTGTTCCTCTATTTCACCTCGGGCACCACATCCCGGCCCAAGATGGTGGCGCACACCCACAGCAGCTATCCGGTGGGCCATCTGTCCGGCATGTTCTGGAACGGGCTGCGCCCCGGCGACACCCACCTGAACATCTCCGCGCCGGGCTGGGCCAAGCACGCCTGGAGCTCCTTCTTCGTGCCGTGGAACGCGGAGGCCAGCGTGGTCGCGCTCACCGACCCGCGGGCCGCCGCCGCCGACATCCTCGACGCGCTGCGCACCCGCTCCGTCACCAGCTTCTGTGCCCCGCCCACGATCTGGCGCGGCCTGCTCGCCGAAGGCCTCGGCACGGTGCCACCGGTGTTGCGGGAGGCCACCTGCGCCGGGGAGCCGCTGGAGGCGTCCCTCGTCGACCGGGTCGCGGGGGCCTGGGACGTCCAGGTGCGGGACGGCTACGGCCAGACCGAGACCACCGCGCAGCTCGGCCACATATCCGGGGCCCGCACCACGCCCGGCACGATGGGCAGTGTCCTGCCGGGATACGACGTGGTGGTCGTCGACCCCGCCTCCGGCCTGCCCACCGCGCCCGGCGCCACCGGCGAGCTCTGCCTGGAGCTGACCAACCGGCCCATGGGCCTGATGACCGGATACCTCGACGACGAGGAGAAGACCGCGCGGGCGTTCGCGGACGGCCGGTACCACACGGGAGACCTGGTCTCCCTGGGCGTCGACGGGGCGCTGCGCTACGCGGGCCGGGACGACGACATGTTCAAGTCGTTCGACCACCGCATCTCCCCGCTGGAGCTGGAGCGCGTGCTGCTGCGGCACCCCGCGGTGGCGCAGGCCGCCGTGGTCCCGGTGCCGGACCCCGTGGGCCTGTGGGTGCCGAAGGCCTTCGTGGTCCTCGCCCCCGACTGGCTCGACCGGGACGGGGCGGCTGGGGCGCTGCTCGACTTCGCGGCCACCGAACTGCCACCGGAGCAGGCCGTCAGGGTCGTCGAGATCGCCGCACGGCTGCCGATGACGGTGTCGGGCAAGGTGCGGCGTGCCGCGCTGCGCGCGTCCGGGACGCTCGGCGGACCAGAGGTCCGCGCCGAGTTCGTCTGACGCCCGCCGCCCAGGGGGCCCGGCCGCGATGTCCGCGGCCGGGCCCTGACGTGGGCCGCCCCTCATGGTGGGCGGCCCACACCCCGATCCCCGTACGGCATCCGATTCGCCCCCCCCCGGCGGCGGGCCCTTCGGTGCGGCAGCCACCGGTCACCGCCCCAACGGGGTGCCGGTGCCACATCGTCCGCGCGTCGTCCAGCGGCCACTGTGGTGCTCAGCCCGATGCCGTACACCGAGCCAGAAGGGGGATCTCGTGGTTTCCACCGCACTCACGAGGCAGACAGAAGGTCATGGGGGGAGGGAGCCCTCTTCGGCCTCGCAACTGACGGGGTACGTGCTGCCGCACTCCCTGCACCGCAGGGACCAGCTCAGCAAGGGTGAGCAGTACGTGGGCGGGCTGCTCGCGGCACAGGGGCGCAAGTCCATGCGCAACATCGCCGCCCTGCTCGGCGGCGGCGCCGCGGAACAGAGCATGCACCACTTCATCAGCGCCTCGACCTGGGACTGGCGGCCCGCGAGGGAGGCGCTCGCCCACTATCTCCAGCGGAGCGCGCCGCCGAGCGCCTGGGTGGTCCGGCCGCACGTCATCCCCAAGGTGGGGCAGTGGTCGGTGGGCGTCGACCCCCGGAGCGACAGACGGGCCGGCGAGCCCTCCAGCGGCCAGTACGCCTACGGCCTGTGGTCGGCGTCGGACGAGCTGAGCGTCCCGGTGAACTGGCGCCTCTTCCTGTCGGACCGGTGGACCGGTGACCAGGCCCGCAGACGCCGGGCGGGCATCCCCACGGAAGTCATCGGCACGACCCCCGAGGAGTGCGCCACCGCGACCGCCCTCGAACCCCTGCGGAGCTGGCGGTTGCCCGCCCGGCCCGTGGTTTTCGACGTACCGGGGGCCGACGTGCGCCGCCTGGCCGCCGGGTTCGACGCGATCTCCGTGCCGCTGATCGCCAGGGTCGGCTCGCTGACCGCCTGCGAGGTGGCCGCGCCGGCGATGCCCGGC is a genomic window containing:
- a CDS encoding cobalamin-dependent protein (Presence of a B(12) (cobalamin)-binding domain implies dependence on cobalamin itself, in one of its several forms, or in some unusual lineages, dependence on a cobalamin-like analog.) — protein: MHSPAPTGDAPPDVRDSGRRVLVSSVSSDSHTWNLVFLQLMLEELGHEVINLGSCVPDELLIEECRRTAPDMVVISSVNGHGHLDGRRLIGRLRAEPGLSGLPVVIGGKLGTRGAENRAYGPELLAAGFDAVFEDTAGVAPFRRYLAEAGRPGLDPAPRPTPAPTRTPAPTRTPALVASGETV
- a CDS encoding methylaspartate mutase, encoding MRTSTLLAAGAPAAVRLRSTTPFGTAVAAAAAAGRLVVQPRMGFPDVAGMLTGLRAVTEADATTVGTVTLDSYTRVGDHASARKALDEGSDLNGFPIVAHGADVTRDMIARVGGGADFAIQVRHGSPLPLGIVRALLDAGLDATEGGPVSYCLPYSRTPLAEAVTAWADSCELLAEQVDGAHLESFGGCMLGQLCPPGLLVAISVLEGMFFKQHGLRSVSLSYAQGTSFAQDVDAIGAMRRLAGELLGDLQWHVVLYTYMGVFPRTPAGALSLLRDSAVLAAVTGTERMIVKTPAEAHRIPTVADNIQALQEAARAAESAARLPLDALGVAAADPAGDNPVYTEARALIDAVLNLDADIGTALLKAFAKGYLDVPYCLHTDNAQRSRSYIAGDGTLQWQSVGSMPLTTTAPAGARQLRADAFLDMLGFVQRRYDDAALEELPTAGPSALLSTALLKD
- a CDS encoding FAD/NAD(P)-binding protein, producing the protein MPAESSRRPTLTIAVIGTGPRGISVLERLAVRLAEGELADHTVRIHVIDATEPGAGRVWRTDQDEWFTMNTVVGQVTMYSGVPDGGPARPGAGPSLGQWIARRAATHGEPALDADDYASRRRYGQYLRSVYRTILDHLPTNVEVTETRGTVTSVVAASRGGYALELDCPPYLIDADKVLLATGHPRNAPDPHEAELLDFAERHPGITYLCGDSAADMPLSVRDIAPGSTVGIRGMGLSFYDVMLSLTVGRGGTFEQAGDGRLRYVPSGLEPRIVTGSRSGLPIPARGRNQKEPDHTFRPRFLTKEAVAAARKRRYSATGSDRLRFNEDVLPLLLKDLDHVYRSAHRASGATQPLPPLDLHALARPFKDARFDSPAAFRDRLVEVMREDLAQAALGNVAGPLKAALDVLRDIRNVVREAVDFGGLHPDSHAEEFQRDFVPVNALLSAGPPIERVEQLLALVESGVVEVAGPATRFTADEATGRFRIGSPQVAGSDRAAETLIDARIPTPNLHRDVSPLARSLRAEGLVSEFIHEEPVSGRTRATGGLNVTMAPFHVVSADGTVRYGLYALGIPTEHTRWFTQVGSGKPGLNTLFRQDADAIALDMLRAARDAARTEPATLVAGRAA
- a CDS encoding AMP-binding protein, whose protein sequence is MSVHSPEGSRAFRAARDVLLDHHGDLTGARNAFSWPSLTHFNWAFDWFDVIAEGNAKTALHLVGPGTTDDELISYDELSLRSDQVAHWLGHLGVRRGDRILIALYNGRALWETMLAAIKLGAVVVPTYATATPDDLADRLSRAKVKHVLTDASLTGRFVGAPGALTRIATGERVPGWLSYEDSWTASGERFVPEVLTRASDPLFLYFTSGTTSRPKMVAHTHSSYPVGHLSGMFWNGLRPGDTHLNISAPGWAKHAWSSFFVPWNAEASVVALTDPRAAAADILDALRTRSVTSFCAPPTIWRGLLAEGLGTVPPVLREATCAGEPLEASLVDRVAGAWDVQVRDGYGQTETTAQLGHISGARTTPGTMGSVLPGYDVVVVDPASGLPTAPGATGELCLELTNRPMGLMTGYLDDEEKTARAFADGRYHTGDLVSLGVDGALRYAGRDDDMFKSFDHRISPLELERVLLRHPAVAQAAVVPVPDPVGLWVPKAFVVLAPDWLDRDGAAGALLDFAATELPPEQAVRVVEIAARLPMTVSGKVRRAALRASGTLGGPEVRAEFV